The following are encoded together in the Vigna angularis cultivar LongXiaoDou No.4 chromosome 9, ASM1680809v1, whole genome shotgun sequence genome:
- the LOC128194039 gene encoding extensin-like, with translation MKPNTVTTALFTFVFFILCFSAETKTSTSRTYRKGRHSGGGGRRTRGSNCDPFYLYLYGTCGHWPFPTCSSPQNPFDQTPTPSYSFPPPITYTPRIPPPITYTPRIPPKLRYFPPPFLPPPVHYSAPPPPSPSPPPPSPPPPSPPPPSPPPPSPPPPSPPPPACSPPPVKPCCPLPPNPPCCPLPPLPPEPPLVPSPPPPAPTLPPLVIPPPMSQMPTFPWLSPPDPFIFDPQPAPPLVPFTSSPPFFTNPTLPDPSLPPPLLPTPFLSTPPFFPMPQTPDNAVFPPPLAAEVPPTFVTPETPVMPDDPPSFTTPADSLSPPELPENPPPELPEDPPDTSLGPPDTTEEPPENSAPDPEEPPENSAPDPENPPSKLISSSD, from the coding sequence ATGAAACCAAATACAGTGACTACAGCTCTATTTacatttgttttcttcattctcTGTTTTTCTGCAGAAACCAAAACCAGCACTTCTAGAACATACAGAAAAGGCAGACACagtggaggaggaggaagaagaacaagagGATCAAACTGTGATCCTTTTTACTTGTATCTCTATGGAACATGCGGACATTGGCCTTTTCCTACGTGTTCTTCCCCTCAAAACCCTTTTGATCAAACACCAACTCCATCGTATTCTTTTCCCCCGCCGATAACTTACACACCGAGAATCCCTCCGCCGATCACTTACACCCCGAGAATCCCTCCAAAGCTAAGATATTTTCCACCACCTTTCTTACCTCCACCGGTGCATTATTCTGCCCCACCACCACCGTCACCGTCGCCGCCGCCACCATCACCACCTCCTCCGTCCCCACCACCCCCTTCACCGCCACCGCCGTCCCCGCCTCCCCCGTCCCCGCCTCCACCGGCTTGTTCACCGCCGCCGGTTAAACCCTGCTGCCCTCTTCCACCTAATCCACCCTGCTGTCCTCTTCCACCTCTTCCACCGGAGCCGCCGTTAGTTCCGTCACCACCGCCACCTGCTCCTACCTTACCGCCATTGGTAATTCCACCTCCGATGTCTCAAATGCCAACATTCCCATGGCTGTCACCTCCGGACCCCTTCATCTTTGATCCACAACCAGCACCTCCACTTGTTCCGTTCACATCTTCGCCACCTTTCTTCACCAACCCAACTCTTCCGGACCCTTCTTTACCTCCTCCACTGCTACCCACGCCGTTTCTTTCAACTCCGCCGTTTTTTCCTATGCCGCAGACACCTGATAATGCTGTGTTTCCACCACCTTTGGCTGCAGAGGTGCCACCTACTTTTGTCACGCCGGAAACGCCGGTGATGCCGGATGACCCACCGTCCTTCACCACACCGGCTGATTCTCTGTCACCGCCGGAGCTGCCGGAGAATCCCCCGCCAGAACTGCCGGAAGATCCGCCTGATACTTCCTTGGGGCCACCGGATACGACGGAGGAGCCACCGGAGAATTCTGCTCCCGATCCCGAAGAGCCACCGGAGAATTCTGCTCCTGACCCCGAAAACCCACCGTCGAAACTCATCAGCAGCAGCGATTGA
- the LOC108320500 gene encoding uncharacterized protein LOC108320500, with translation MSEEELQLPAECWELVFKFLNPIPHFEPLSLVSTQFLSITNLLRTSLTISNPTLPFLPNLFRRFSSITSLHITRLHHSHLHTLLLQLSRAALPLQSLNLSGQPSLPSNGLRAFARKIPTLKSLICSHMTCLRNADLLLIADCFSFLEHLDLSFPENNDNSTDPVSDFGVKALSLALPKLRSVNLSGNYFISDTSILSLCKNCERLGEIIILECHFITQRGIASAIHERPCLRSFCVNNFGYGTKKGDIARPYVTSDFISALVGLKGLTCLDLSCSSISDELLCCVAEEGIPLKKLVLQGCCNYTYVGVLCLLSSCQSMEHLDLQNTEFLCDRRVEVLCEFLGNLVTINVSGCRTLTDLALFALIKNCPLLNEIKMEATDVGKKGMDEELVNGVVNYRVKSLYLGRNSWLRDESLEMIASVCPSLEVLDLSSCCDISEGVVEVLRRCSEVRNLSLAFCSGVKLKGLEFEVPKLVELNLSGSRVDDETLSVISKCCRWLLHLDLENCYKVTANGVREVVDKCRRLREINLVSCCEVEASVVAWMVFSRPSLRRIMAPPSFDLSGGQREFLLRHGCIVSL, from the coding sequence ATGTCAGAAGAAGAATTACAGTTACCTGCTGAATGCTGGGAATTGGTATTCAAATTCCTCAATCCCATTCCTCACTTCGAACCTCTCTCCCTTGTCTCAACCCAATTCCTCTCCATCACCAACCTCCTCCGAACCTCCCTCACCATATCCAACCCTACGCTTCCCTTTCTCCCCAACCTCTTCCGAAGGTTCTCCTCCATCACCTCCCTTCATATCACGCGCCTCCACCACTCCCACCTCCACACGCTCCTCCTCCAACTCTCACGTGCCGCCCTACCGCTCCAATCCCTCAACCTCTCCGGCCAGCCCTCCCTCCCCTCAAATGGGTTGCGCGCGTTCGCCAGAAAGATCCCAACTTTAAAATCCCTCATCTGCTCCCACATGACTTGTCTCCGAAACGCCGATCTCCTTCTAATAGCTGACTGTTTCTCTTTTCTCGAACATCTCGACCTCAGTTTCCCTGAAAATAACGACAATTCAACCGACCCAGTTTCCGATTTCGGCGTAAAGGCTCTCTCTTTGGCCCTCCCCAAGCTCCGTAGCGTTAACCTATCCGGCAATTACTTCATCAGCGACACTTCCATTCTCAGTCTCTGCAAGAACTGCGAGCGTCTCGGAGAAATTATAATCCTCGAGTGCCACTTCATCACGCAGCGTGGCATCGCTTCCGCGATTCATGAAAGACCGTGTTTGCGTTCTTTCTGTGTTAACAATTTCGGGTATGGAACAAAGAAGGGTGACATTGCCAGACCCTATGTGACTTCTGATTTCATCAGTGCGTTGGTGGGTTTGAAGGGCTTGACTTGTCTCGATTTGTCATGTTCTTCTATCTCTGATGAGTTGCTATGCTGTGTTGCGGAGGAAGGGATTCCTTTGAAGAAGCTTGTTTTACAAGGTTGCTGTAACTACACTTACGTTGGAGTGTTGTGCTTGTTGTCCTCATGTCAGTCAATGGAGCATTTGGATCTTCAAAACACCGAGTTTCTTTGTGATCGGCGTGTGGAAGTGTTGTGTGAGTTTCTTGGGAATTTGGTGACTATAAATGTTAGTGGTTGTAGGACGTTAACTGATTTAGCTTTGTTTGCACTCATTAAGAACTGTCCTTTGTTGAATGAGATCAAAATGGAGGCAACAGATGTTGGGAAGAAGGGGATGGATGAGGAGTTGGTGAATGGTGTTGTGAATTATCGAGTGAAGTCTCTCTATTTGGGAAGAAATTCCTGGTTGAGGGATGAAAGCCTTGAAATGATTGCTTCTGTTTGCCCCAGTTTGGAGGTGCTCGATTTGAGCTCTTGCTGTGACATATCTGAAGGTGTTGTTGAGGTTTTAAGGAGGTGTAGCGAGGTTAGGAATTTGAGCTTGGCCTTTTGTTCAGGAGTGAAGTTAAAAGGGCTGGAATTTGAAGTTCCAAAACTAGTAGAGTTGAACTTGTCAGGATCAAGAGTTGATGATGAAACACTTTCTGTGATCTCAAAGTGTTGTCGTTGGTTGCTGCATTTGGACTTGGAAAATTGCTATAAGGTCACAGCCAATGGAGTTAGGGAAGTGGTAGATAAGTGCAGGCGATTGAGGGAGATTAATTTGGTGTCATGTTGTGAAGTGGAAGCTAGTGTTGTAGCTTGGATGGTATTTTCAAGGCCATCATTGAGAAGGATAATGGCCCCCCCGAGTTTTGATCTTAGTGGTGGCCAGAGGGAATTTCTCTTGCGTCATGGTTGCATAGTTAGCTtgtaa
- the LOC108320532 gene encoding uncharacterized protein LOC108320532 — MTVKDFPEECWESVFRFLGLGHHHLESLSLVCKQFLAITNRLQFSLTVYDPTIPLLPRLLLRFPRLKILDLSLLNGHHEGLLRQISQSGLELDLINLSNQRTLPVDGLRELGSNMKNLRVLICSNIGSLRDSHLVIIAYCFPLLEKLDISFPLNSQASDFGVLRLSSMLENLRKINISGNHLITDKSLFSLCQNCLSLEEISFFICFKITQTGIASAIRLRPGLSSIAFNIEKKRIHGPGLTLTPIDFNLIDSFRTLKRLTAIDLSNSVISDEFLFAVAEGAGLLLKKLILQDCCNCTFSGISYVLSKCQSVQCLDLRKVDFLTDQCISKLSVFLLSLTTINLSGCCQLTNSTFFILTRNCPLLSEIKMERTYLGVEGEEDSMRDFAVNLEVKKVFLGDNVLLSDASLVKFVSICPSLQLLDLIGCEGVSGEGVVEVLKRCSEIRHLNLANTGMEVFDIDFEVSNLKVLNLSGSKIEDETLSVISRRCGGLLLLDIQSCWHVTAKGVREVVQNCKTLKELNLKNCRLVSDDFVAWLEFSKPSLRIIVTPTDVGAYF; from the coding sequence ATGACTGTGAAAGATTTTCCTGAAGAATGTTGGGAATCAGTATTCAGATTCCTTGGCCTTGGTCATCATCATTTGGAGTCTTTATCTCTGGTTTGCAAGCAGTTTCTTGCCATTACAAATAGGCTTCAATTCTCTCTCACAGTGTATGATCCAAccattccacttcttcctcggTTGTTGCTTAGATTTCCAAGGCTCAAAATCTTAGACCTGAGTCTCTTGAATGGCCACCATGAAGGCTTGCTTCGTCAAATTTCACAATCTGGGTTGGAGCTTGATTTGATTAATCTATCCAACCAGAGAACACTTCCTGTTGATGGCTTGCGAGAACTTGGCTCAAACATGAAAAATTTGAGGGTTCTGATCTGCTCAAACATTGGCTCTCTTCGTGATAGTCATCTGGTAATCATAGCTTATTGTTTCCCATTGCTTGAAAAGCTTGACATAAGCTTCCCATTGAATTCTCAAGCATCTGATTTTGGGGTTCTAAGGCTGTCTTCTATGCTTGAGAATCTTCGCAAGATTAATATCTCTGGTAATCATTTGATCACTGATAAATCATTGTTCTCTCTTTGCCAAAACTGTTTGTCATTGGAAGAGATTTCATTCTTCATCTGTTTTAAGATCACTCAAACAGGCATTGCCTCTGCGATCCGCCTCAGACCCGGTTTGAGCTCCATTGCCTTTaacattgaaaagaaaagaatacatGGACCTGGTTTAACACTCACCCCCATTGACTTCAATTTGATCGATTCATTCAGGACTTTGAAAAGGTTAACTGCTATTGATTTGTCGAATTCTGTTATCTCGGATGAGTTTCTCTTTGCGGTTGCAGAAGGTGCAGGTCTTCTGCTAAAGAAGCTTATCCTCCAAGACTGTTGCAATTGTACATTTTCAGGAATCTCTTATGTGTTATCCAAATGCCAATCTGTTCAATGCTTGGATCTTCGGAAAGTTGATTTCTTAACTGATCAATGTATCAGCAAGTTATCTGTATTTCTTCTTAGCCTAACCACTATAAACCTCAGTGGTTGTTGCCAGCTGACAAATTCAACATTTTTCATTCTCACAAGAAACTGTCCTTTGCTCAGTGAGATCAAAATGGAAAGGACATATCTTGGGGTGGAAGGGGAAGAAGATTCAATGAGGGATTTTGCTGTCAACCTTGAAGTGAAAAAGGTGTTTTTGGGTGATAATGTTTTGCTGAGTGATGCAAGTTTGGTAAAATTCGTTTCCATTTGCCCCAGTTTGCAGCTTCTTGACTTAATCGGTTGTGAGGGTGTTTCTGGTGAAGGTGTTGTTGAGGTTTTGAAGAGATGCAGTGAGATAAGGCATTTGAACCTGGCTAATACAGGTATGGAAGTGTTTGATATAGACTTTGAAGTTTCGAACCTGAAGGTGTTGAACTTGTCAGGGTCAAAAATTGAGGATGAAACTCTCTCAGTAATTTCAAGAAGGTGTGGTGGACTACTACTTCTGGACATTCAGAGTTGCTGGCATGTTACAGCAAAGGGTGTTAGAGAAGTAGTACAAAACTGCAAGACATTGAAGGAGTTGAATCTGAAGAATTGTAGGTTGGTGAGTGATGATTTTGTTGCTTGGTTGGAGTTTTCAAAACCATCATTGAGAATAATAGTCACACCTACTGATGTTGGTGCTTATTTCTGA